In Pengzhenrongella sicca, a single genomic region encodes these proteins:
- the sdhC gene encoding succinate dehydrogenase, cytochrome b556 subunit, translated as MPSAPAGTLYRGREGMWSWVAHRVTGVLIFFFLLVHVLDTSLVRLSPETYNAIIGTYKNPVMGLAEAGLVAAIVFHAYNGLRIIVVDFWAKGPRYQRVMLWVVVGLFIVTMAGFLPRHLSHVFGGS; from the coding sequence GTGCCCAGTGCCCCCGCCGGCACGTTGTACCGCGGCCGAGAAGGCATGTGGTCGTGGGTCGCCCACCGTGTCACGGGCGTCCTGATCTTCTTCTTCCTACTCGTGCACGTGCTCGACACCTCGCTCGTGCGCCTGTCACCGGAGACGTACAACGCCATCATCGGCACCTACAAGAACCCGGTCATGGGACTCGCCGAGGCCGGGCTGGTCGCCGCGATCGTGTTCCACGCGTACAACGGTCTCAGGATCATCGTGGTCGACTTCTGGGCCAAAGGGCCCAGGTACCAGCGCGTCATGCTCTGGGTCGTGGTCGGCCTGTTCATCGTGACCATGGCGGGCTTCCTGCCGCGGCACCTGTCGCACGTGTTCGGGGGATCGTGA
- a CDS encoding succinate dehydrogenase hydrophobic membrane anchor subunit, which yields MSASTRAAGTAAIPDPRAPYRRRKTTRGNFELYSWVFMRGSGVILVGLIFGHLFVNLFAGDGIQAIDFGFVAGKWANPFWQNYDLVMLWLAMIHGTNGVRTIINDYAENDTFRLVLKLALYLAFFVVVVLGTLVIFTFDPCPPGQPADLLPSFCFA from the coding sequence ATGAGCGCGTCGACCCGCGCGGCCGGCACGGCCGCCATCCCCGACCCGCGGGCCCCATACCGGCGGCGCAAGACGACCCGGGGCAACTTCGAGCTCTACTCCTGGGTGTTCATGCGGGGCTCCGGCGTCATCCTCGTCGGCCTGATCTTCGGTCACCTGTTCGTCAACCTGTTCGCGGGTGACGGCATCCAGGCCATCGACTTCGGCTTCGTCGCCGGCAAGTGGGCGAACCCGTTCTGGCAGAACTACGACCTGGTGATGCTCTGGCTCGCGATGATCCACGGCACGAACGGCGTGCGCACGATCATCAACGACTACGCCGAGAACGACACGTTCCGGCTCGTGCTCAAGCTCGCGCTCTATCTGGCGTTCTTTGTCGTCGTCGTGCTCGGGACGCTCGTGATCTTCACGTTCGACCCGTGCCCGCCCGGTCAACCGGCAGACCTCCTGCCCTCGTTCTGCTTCGCCTGA
- the sdhA gene encoding succinate dehydrogenase flavoprotein subunit: MQTHQYDVVIVGAGGAGMRAALESSTRTRTAVISKLYPTRSHTGAAQGGMCAALANVEEDNWEWHTFDTVKGGDYLVDQDAAEVMAKEAIDAVLDLEKMGLPFNRTPEGRIDQRRFGGHTRNHGEAAVRRSCYAADRTGHMILQTLYQQCVKNDVQFFNEFYVLDLLLSEDLTGGEVADGADVRVSGVVAYELATGEIHLFRAKSVIIATGGAGKIYKTTSNAHTLTGDGMALAYRRGVPLEDMEFFQFHPTGLAGLGILLSEAARGEGAILRNSDGERFMERYAPTIKDLAPRDIVARAMANEVRDGRGAGPNKDYVLLDLTHLEPAHIDAKLPDITEFARTYLGIEPYTDPIPVYPTAHYAMGGIPTNITAQVLRNNTDTVSGLYAAGEVACVSVHGSNRLGTNSLLDINVFGKRAGIAAAEYAIGADWVEMPAEPSVGVVAELEEMRARPSGERVAEVRTALQQTMDTNAQVFRTAESLEQALADVRALQERYRNVSVQDKGRAFNTDLLEALELGFLLDVAEVVVVGALNRQESRGGHFREDFPTRDDAAYMKHTMAYRRPVAVAAGAAATVGGPGAAAPGMFDVVLGYKPVIQTRYEPMERKY, translated from the coding sequence ATGCAGACCCACCAGTACGACGTCGTCATCGTGGGTGCCGGCGGCGCCGGGATGCGCGCGGCGCTCGAGTCCTCTACGCGGACCCGCACGGCCGTGATCTCCAAGCTCTACCCGACGCGTTCGCACACCGGCGCCGCCCAGGGCGGCATGTGTGCCGCGCTCGCGAACGTCGAGGAGGACAACTGGGAGTGGCACACCTTCGACACGGTCAAGGGCGGCGACTACCTCGTCGACCAGGACGCCGCGGAGGTGATGGCCAAGGAGGCCATCGACGCCGTGCTCGACCTCGAGAAGATGGGGCTGCCGTTCAACCGGACGCCCGAGGGCCGGATCGACCAGCGCCGGTTCGGGGGGCACACCCGCAACCACGGCGAGGCCGCCGTCCGCCGGTCCTGCTACGCGGCAGACCGCACCGGCCACATGATCCTGCAGACGCTTTACCAGCAGTGCGTCAAGAACGACGTGCAGTTCTTCAACGAGTTCTACGTGCTCGACCTGCTGCTGTCGGAGGACCTCACGGGCGGAGAGGTGGCCGACGGCGCCGACGTCCGCGTCTCCGGCGTCGTCGCCTACGAGCTGGCCACGGGCGAGATCCACCTCTTCCGCGCCAAGTCCGTCATCATCGCGACCGGCGGCGCGGGGAAGATCTACAAGACGACCTCGAACGCCCACACCCTCACCGGCGACGGGATGGCGCTCGCCTACCGCCGCGGCGTGCCGCTGGAGGACATGGAGTTCTTCCAGTTCCACCCGACCGGCCTCGCCGGGCTCGGCATCCTGCTCTCGGAGGCCGCCCGCGGGGAGGGCGCGATCCTGCGCAACAGCGACGGCGAGCGGTTCATGGAGCGGTACGCGCCCACGATCAAGGACCTGGCGCCGCGCGACATCGTCGCGCGCGCGATGGCGAACGAGGTGCGCGACGGGCGCGGGGCCGGCCCCAACAAGGACTACGTGCTACTCGACCTGACCCACCTCGAGCCCGCGCACATCGACGCCAAGCTGCCGGACATCACGGAGTTCGCGCGCACCTACCTCGGGATCGAGCCGTACACCGACCCGATCCCGGTCTACCCGACCGCGCACTACGCGATGGGCGGCATCCCGACGAACATCACCGCGCAGGTGCTGCGCAACAACACCGACACGGTGTCCGGGCTGTACGCCGCGGGCGAGGTCGCCTGCGTCAGCGTGCACGGCTCGAACCGGCTCGGCACGAACTCGCTGCTCGACATCAACGTGTTCGGCAAGCGCGCCGGGATCGCCGCCGCGGAGTACGCGATCGGCGCCGACTGGGTCGAGATGCCCGCCGAGCCCTCGGTCGGCGTCGTCGCCGAGCTCGAGGAGATGCGCGCGCGCCCGTCGGGCGAGCGCGTCGCCGAGGTGCGCACCGCGCTCCAGCAGACCATGGACACCAACGCCCAGGTGTTCCGCACGGCCGAGTCGCTCGAGCAAGCGCTCGCCGACGTGCGCGCCCTCCAGGAGCGGTACCGCAACGTCAGCGTCCAGGACAAGGGCCGGGCGTTCAACACCGACCTGCTCGAGGCGCTCGAGCTCGGCTTCCTGCTCGACGTCGCCGAGGTCGTCGTCGTCGGCGCCCTGAACCGGCAGGAGTCGCGCGGCGGGCACTTCCGCGAGGACTTCCCGACCCGTGACGACGCCGCGTACATGAAGCACACGATGGCGTACCGACGCCCGGTGGCCGTCGCCGCGGGGGCCGCGGCGACCGTGGGCGGCCCGGGGGCCGCGGCACCCGGGATGTTCGACGTCGTCCTGGGCTACAAGCCCGTCATCCAGACCCGCTACGAGCCGATGGAGCGCAAGTACTGA
- a CDS encoding succinate dehydrogenase iron-sulfur subunit — translation MATRLETKPAGGEATGKLGVIPSFDVTLRIRRYNPETTGDKAYWQEFTVTAHGTDRLLDALHKVKWELDGSVTFRRSCAHGVCGSDAMRINGRNRLACKVLLKDLNPNKPITVEPIKGLPVIKDLVVDMEPFFASFREIMPFLITTGNEPTKERLQSAAQRERYDDTTKCILCAACTTSCPVFWTDGQYFGPAAIVNAHRFIFDSRDEGAEQRLEILNDKEGVWRCRTTFNCTEACPRGIEVTKAIAEVKKAMITRAF, via the coding sequence ATGGCTACCCGACTCGAGACCAAGCCCGCGGGCGGCGAGGCGACCGGCAAGCTCGGCGTCATCCCGTCCTTCGACGTGACCCTGCGCATCCGCCGGTACAACCCGGAGACGACGGGCGACAAGGCGTACTGGCAGGAGTTCACGGTCACCGCGCACGGCACCGACCGCCTCCTCGACGCGCTGCACAAGGTCAAGTGGGAGCTCGACGGCTCCGTCACGTTCCGCCGCTCGTGCGCGCACGGCGTGTGCGGCTCGGACGCGATGCGGATCAACGGCCGCAACCGGCTCGCGTGCAAGGTTCTGCTCAAGGACCTCAACCCGAACAAGCCCATCACCGTCGAGCCGATCAAGGGCCTGCCCGTGATCAAGGACCTCGTCGTCGACATGGAGCCCTTCTTCGCGTCGTTCCGCGAGATCATGCCGTTCCTCATCACGACCGGGAACGAGCCCACGAAGGAGCGCCTGCAGTCGGCGGCCCAGCGCGAGCGGTACGACGACACGACCAAGTGCATCCTGTGCGCCGCGTGCACCACGTCGTGCCCGGTCTTCTGGACCGACGGCCAGTACTTCGGCCCGGCCGCGATCGTGAACGCGCACCGGTTCATCTTCGACTCGCGCGACGAGGGCGCCGAGCAGCGGCTCGAGATCCTCAACGACAAGGAGGGCGTCTGGCGCTGCCGGACCACCTTCAACTGCACCGAGGCGTGCCCGCGCGGCATCGAGGTCACCAAGGCGATCGCTGAGGTCAAGAAGGCCATGATCACGCGCGCCTTCTGA
- a CDS encoding YihY/virulence factor BrkB family protein encodes MGETHRPEHVDDAVASPAAGAGSAHVAAASTADVAAGRPETGPRGFAAIVARLQAVLAWWQQTRPARANARFGAAGGGVLTGGIAYSALFSVFAGLTLGYTVFMAVLGRNTGLRQDVLDTLASSLPGLIDTGDDSGLLKPEDLVVSAGLNAAGVVAVVVLALSATAAMAALRTAIRAMFGAQGGGGNAVTGKLRELASFAGLALAVLLSAVLSIVVTTAAGWALDLVGLSDGMGFVVRVVGIAVAFVVDVGIFVLVVVVLAGQHPHRRELRGGAIIAAVGIGAVRLLGTSVVARSSDANALLASFAVLVTLLIWINLIARIVLLAAAWTANPPLPTPVEEPLADPDAAASPAA; translated from the coding sequence ATGGGCGAAACGCACCGGCCAGAGCACGTCGACGACGCCGTCGCGTCCCCCGCGGCCGGGGCGGGCTCGGCGCACGTGGCCGCGGCGTCGACGGCCGACGTCGCGGCGGGGCGACCCGAGACCGGCCCGCGCGGTTTCGCGGCGATCGTCGCGCGCCTGCAGGCGGTGCTGGCCTGGTGGCAGCAGACCCGGCCCGCGCGCGCGAACGCCCGGTTCGGCGCCGCGGGCGGCGGCGTGCTCACCGGCGGCATCGCGTACAGCGCGCTGTTCTCCGTCTTCGCGGGCCTCACGCTGGGCTACACCGTCTTCATGGCCGTGCTCGGACGGAACACGGGCCTGCGCCAGGACGTGCTCGACACGCTCGCCAGCTCGCTGCCGGGGCTGATCGACACCGGCGACGACAGCGGCCTGCTCAAGCCCGAGGACCTCGTGGTGAGCGCGGGCCTCAACGCGGCCGGCGTCGTCGCCGTCGTCGTCCTCGCGCTCAGCGCGACCGCCGCGATGGCGGCGCTGCGGACGGCGATCAGGGCGATGTTCGGCGCGCAGGGGGGCGGCGGGAACGCCGTGACCGGAAAGCTGCGGGAGCTGGCCAGCTTCGCCGGGCTCGCCCTGGCGGTGCTCCTGTCGGCGGTGCTCAGCATCGTGGTGACGACGGCCGCGGGCTGGGCGCTCGACCTCGTCGGGCTCAGCGACGGCATGGGATTCGTGGTGCGCGTCGTCGGGATCGCGGTCGCGTTCGTGGTGGACGTCGGGATCTTCGTGCTCGTGGTCGTCGTGCTCGCGGGGCAGCACCCGCACCGCCGTGAACTGCGCGGTGGGGCGATCATCGCCGCCGTCGGCATCGGCGCGGTGCGGCTGCTCGGCACGAGCGTCGTCGCCCGGAGCTCGGACGCCAACGCGTTGCTGGCGTCATTCGCGGTGCTCGTGACGCTGCTGATCTGGATCAACCTGATCGCGCGGATCGTGCTGCTCGCGGCCGCGTGGACGGCCAACCCGCCGCTGCCGACCCCGGTGGAGGAACCGCTCGCCGACCCGGACGCCGCTGCGAGCCCCGCGGCCTGA
- a CDS encoding 2'-5' RNA ligase family protein, protein MILPERSGSQLRIGVAITVPEPYGSTLQHARGRFGDPLAGDIPPHITLLGPTVVEPRELADISAHLARVAAATRPFVFQLRGTGSFRPVSPVVFVQVDEGAPECARLEAAVRSGPLAQDVRFDYHPHVTVAHEVPDAALDRAFAEMAQFQARFVVSGFQFFEHGDDNVWRPVRDFLFTGSSARPRRASGSAPFARERTGS, encoded by the coding sequence GTGATCCTGCCCGAGCGGTCCGGCAGCCAGCTGCGGATCGGTGTCGCGATCACGGTCCCGGAGCCCTACGGGTCCACGCTTCAGCACGCTCGCGGGCGGTTCGGCGATCCGCTCGCCGGCGACATCCCGCCGCACATCACGCTCCTCGGCCCGACGGTCGTGGAGCCGCGCGAGCTCGCGGACATCTCGGCGCACCTCGCGCGCGTCGCGGCGGCCACCCGGCCGTTCGTGTTCCAGCTCCGGGGCACCGGCTCGTTCCGGCCGGTCTCGCCCGTCGTGTTCGTCCAGGTGGACGAGGGCGCACCCGAGTGCGCGCGGCTCGAGGCCGCGGTGCGCTCCGGCCCGCTGGCGCAGGACGTACGGTTCGACTACCACCCGCACGTGACCGTCGCGCACGAGGTGCCCGACGCGGCGCTCGACCGCGCTTTCGCGGAGATGGCGCAGTTCCAGGCGCGGTTCGTGGTGAGCGGGTTCCAGTTCTTCGAGCACGGCGACGACAACGTCTGGCGCCCGGTCCGCGACTTCCTGTTCACCGGCTCGTCCGCGCGGCCGCGGCGCGCGAGCGGGAGCGCTCCGTTCGCCCGGGAGCGCACCGGCTCGTAA
- the trpS gene encoding tryptophan--tRNA ligase translates to MSTAVTSSMPVPRPRIFSGMQPTSDSLHLGNYLGALTNWVSLQDDYDALYCVVDLHALTVATDPALLRDRTRSTAAQYLAAGVDPARSILFVQSHVAEHAELAWVLSCHTGFGEAGRMTQFKDKSARHGSDGTSVGLFTYPLLMAADILLYDTNLVPVGEDQRQHLELSRNVAQRLNARFGPGTAVVPEPHIVKATAKIYDLQDPTAKMSKSAASPNGIIELRDDPKVVAKRIRSAVTDAGREIRFDPEGKPGVSNLLTIFAALTGRSIEALEGEYAGRGYGDLKKDLAEVVVDFLAPFQTRVSGYLEDPATLDDLLADGAERARALARETLERVYDRLGLLPARARRS, encoded by the coding sequence ATGTCCACAGCGGTGACCTCGTCGATGCCCGTACCCCGCCCCCGGATCTTCTCCGGCATGCAGCCGACCTCGGACTCGCTGCATCTGGGCAACTATCTCGGTGCCCTGACGAACTGGGTCTCGCTGCAGGACGACTACGACGCGCTGTACTGCGTCGTCGACCTGCACGCCCTGACCGTCGCGACGGACCCCGCGCTGCTGCGGGACCGCACCCGGAGCACGGCCGCGCAGTACCTGGCCGCCGGCGTCGACCCGGCCCGGTCGATCCTGTTCGTGCAGTCGCACGTCGCCGAGCACGCCGAGCTGGCCTGGGTGCTCAGCTGCCACACCGGGTTCGGCGAGGCCGGCCGGATGACGCAGTTCAAGGACAAGTCGGCTCGGCACGGCTCCGACGGGACGTCGGTCGGCCTGTTCACCTACCCTCTGCTCATGGCGGCGGACATCCTGCTGTACGACACCAACCTCGTCCCGGTCGGCGAGGACCAGCGCCAGCACCTCGAGCTCTCCCGCAACGTGGCGCAGCGCCTGAACGCGCGGTTCGGGCCCGGCACGGCCGTCGTGCCGGAGCCGCACATCGTCAAGGCGACCGCCAAGATCTACGACCTGCAGGACCCGACGGCGAAGATGAGCAAGTCGGCCGCGAGCCCGAACGGGATCATCGAGCTGCGCGACGACCCCAAGGTCGTGGCGAAGCGGATCCGGTCTGCCGTCACGGACGCGGGCCGCGAGATCCGGTTCGACCCCGAGGGCAAGCCCGGGGTGTCCAACCTGCTCACGATCTTCGCTGCGCTCACCGGCAGGTCCATCGAGGCCCTCGAGGGCGAGTACGCCGGCCGCGGCTACGGCGACCTCAAGAAGGACCTCGCCGAGGTCGTCGTCGACTTCCTCGCCCCGTTCCAGACCCGGGTCTCGGGCTACCTCGAGGACCCGGCGACGCTCGACGACCTGCTGGCCGACGGCGCCGAGCGGGCCCGCGCCCTCGCGCGCGAAACCCTCGAGCGCGTCTACGACCGGCTCGGGCTCCTGCCCGCGCGCGCCCGGCGCTCGTGA
- a CDS encoding Sec-independent protein translocase family protein: MFDINGGEFLLLIVVAVIVVGPERLPRYAAQLGAWVRTARGFLRTAKERVDSELGDQVGDVDWTALDPRRYDPRRIVREALLDDPPVKPAVTPGVRTYTARATPGAAATAAAVPVAAAAAGISGGITGATGAASDAATAPAGTSPPPFDDEAT; this comes from the coding sequence GTGTTCGACATCAACGGCGGCGAGTTCCTGCTGCTCATCGTGGTCGCCGTGATCGTCGTCGGGCCCGAGCGGCTGCCGCGGTACGCAGCCCAGCTCGGCGCCTGGGTCCGCACGGCGCGGGGCTTCCTGCGCACCGCGAAGGAGCGGGTCGACTCCGAGCTCGGCGACCAGGTCGGCGACGTGGACTGGACGGCCCTCGACCCCCGCCGCTACGACCCGCGGCGGATCGTCCGCGAGGCGCTGCTCGACGACCCGCCGGTCAAGCCCGCGGTGACCCCCGGCGTGCGCACGTACACCGCCCGCGCGACGCCGGGCGCCGCGGCGACGGCTGCGGCGGTGCCGGTAGCGGCCGCGGCGGCCGGGATCTCGGGCGGGATCACCGGCGCGACAGGCGCCGCGAGCGACGCGGCCACGGCCCCGGCCGGGACCTCGCCCCCGCCCTTCGACGACGAGGCCACCTGA
- a CDS encoding S1C family serine protease, giving the protein MTAADEPGDQRARVNPFAPPSGRLAPASASAAAPPLLSPQARADAPIAAAVVAPPAAFGSGAWGAPPPFSAPRRPRPRRSLSLAWLAPLLVLALAAGALGGVVAVRVLDTGLLEDAGLPVSAAPVGAARAPESVAGIAARVLPSVVAIQVEGADGTSTGSGMVLRQDGYLLTNNHVIAAGAADGATIEVLFADGTKEPARIVGRTGDYDLAVIKVERTGLVPLTLGDSDDVAVGDPVVAVGAPLGLQGTVTTGIISALNRPVSAGDATDTAFINALQTDAAINPGNSGGPLVNAAGEVIGINSAIAQPPGAGAVTAGSIGLGFAIGSNQARRTAEQLIESGTATYPIVGVLLDQSYAGEGVQVATSPQQGQEAVSPGGPADNAGIRSGDIILTIDGRPVTEPDELIVSIRAKAPGETITLEVRTGDDPARAIRVVLDEATSQ; this is encoded by the coding sequence ATGACAGCTGCCGACGAACCGGGCGACCAGCGCGCCCGCGTCAATCCCTTCGCGCCGCCCTCGGGCCGGTTGGCCCCGGCGTCGGCTTCGGCTGCTGCCCCGCCGCTGCTGTCCCCGCAGGCGCGCGCCGACGCGCCCATCGCGGCGGCGGTGGTCGCGCCGCCGGCCGCCTTCGGGTCGGGCGCCTGGGGAGCGCCACCGCCGTTCTCTGCCCCGCGCCGCCCGCGGCCGCGCCGGTCGCTCAGCCTCGCCTGGCTCGCGCCGCTGCTCGTCCTCGCGCTCGCGGCCGGCGCCCTCGGCGGGGTCGTGGCCGTCCGCGTGCTCGACACGGGGCTGCTCGAGGACGCGGGGCTGCCGGTCTCGGCTGCGCCGGTCGGCGCGGCTCGTGCACCCGAGAGCGTCGCCGGCATCGCCGCCCGCGTGCTGCCGAGCGTCGTCGCGATCCAGGTCGAGGGCGCCGACGGCACGTCGACGGGCTCGGGGATGGTCCTGCGCCAGGACGGGTACCTGCTGACGAACAACCACGTGATCGCGGCGGGCGCGGCGGATGGCGCCACGATCGAGGTGCTGTTCGCGGACGGGACGAAGGAGCCCGCGCGGATCGTCGGCCGGACCGGGGACTACGACCTCGCCGTCATCAAGGTCGAGCGCACGGGCCTCGTGCCGCTGACGCTCGGGGACTCCGACGACGTCGCGGTGGGCGACCCCGTGGTCGCGGTCGGCGCCCCGCTCGGGCTCCAGGGGACCGTCACGACCGGGATCATCAGCGCGCTGAACCGTCCCGTCTCGGCGGGCGACGCGACTGACACCGCCTTCATCAACGCCCTGCAGACGGACGCCGCGATCAACCCCGGCAACTCCGGGGGCCCGCTCGTGAACGCGGCGGGCGAGGTCATCGGGATCAACTCCGCGATCGCCCAGCCGCCGGGCGCCGGCGCGGTCACGGCGGGGAGCATCGGGCTCGGGTTCGCGATCGGCTCGAACCAGGCGCGGCGCACGGCGGAGCAGCTCATCGAGTCGGGCACCGCGACCTACCCGATCGTCGGTGTGCTGCTCGACCAGAGCTACGCCGGCGAGGGCGTGCAGGTCGCGACCTCCCCCCAGCAGGGCCAGGAGGCGGTCAGCCCCGGCGGCCCGGCGGACAACGCGGGCATCCGGTCCGGCGACATCATCCTGACCATCGACGGTCGCCCTGTCACCGAGCCGGACGAGCTCATCGTGTCGATCCGCGCGAAGGCGCCGGGAGAGACCATCACGCTCGAGGTGCGAACGGGCGACGATCCCGCGCGGGCGATCCGCGTCGTGCTCGACGAGGCGACCAGCCAATAG
- a CDS encoding zf-HC2 domain-containing protein, which yields MHHLGSWVSALADGQLGAAEAERALAHVAACPTCADQLAAARQARRTLSVVADAEPAPDLTARLLALAGEPAPGHPDAARRGQRPAGAARRVPVVPLGSSAYSMPARALTGELGARRSPRVRLAAGSLAGLGVVAASLFLLGAQPVVVPDSEPAQALTTLGGASAPGGTSATAWAPELATRLAASTSSPSAMTSDAAVLAWMRDAGWSSPVGLPDGYAVTGARLVGADREVLELDLEGPHGVIVLTEQAGELDVEALAGAAELTVGDRTVFVLSRQPWHAVWQAGDTVVSVVADGQTDAATELVADFPAAEYDDGLPARLTRGWDTVTGALARP from the coding sequence ATGCACCACCTCGGCAGCTGGGTGAGCGCGCTCGCCGACGGCCAGCTCGGCGCCGCCGAGGCCGAGCGGGCGCTCGCGCACGTCGCGGCGTGCCCCACCTGCGCCGATCAGCTCGCGGCCGCCCGGCAGGCGCGCCGGACGCTGTCCGTCGTCGCGGACGCCGAGCCCGCGCCCGACCTCACCGCGCGGCTGCTCGCGCTCGCCGGCGAGCCGGCCCCCGGACACCCGGACGCGGCCCGCCGCGGGCAGCGGCCGGCCGGGGCGGCCCGTCGCGTGCCGGTCGTGCCGCTGGGCAGCTCCGCGTACTCGATGCCGGCGCGCGCGCTCACGGGCGAGCTGGGCGCGCGTCGGAGCCCGCGCGTGCGGCTGGCCGCGGGTTCCCTCGCGGGGCTCGGCGTCGTGGCCGCGAGCCTGTTCCTGCTCGGCGCCCAGCCCGTCGTCGTCCCCGACTCCGAGCCGGCGCAGGCGCTGACGACCCTCGGCGGCGCGAGCGCCCCGGGCGGGACGTCCGCGACCGCGTGGGCGCCCGAGCTCGCGACGCGGCTCGCCGCGTCGACGTCGTCACCCAGCGCCATGACCTCCGACGCCGCCGTCCTGGCCTGGATGCGCGACGCGGGCTGGAGCAGCCCCGTCGGCCTGCCGGACGGCTACGCGGTCACGGGTGCCCGGCTCGTCGGCGCCGACCGCGAGGTGCTCGAGCTCGACCTCGAAGGTCCCCACGGCGTCATCGTGCTCACCGAGCAGGCGGGCGAGCTCGACGTCGAGGCGCTCGCCGGCGCCGCCGAGCTCACGGTCGGGGACCGGACGGTCTTCGTGCTCAGCAGGCAGCCCTGGCACGCCGTGTGGCAGGCGGGCGACACGGTCGTCTCGGTCGTCGCGGACGGGCAGACCGACGCCGCGACCGAGCTCGTGGCGGACTTTCCCGCCGCGGAGTACGACGACGGCCTGCCGGCGCGGCTCACGCGCGGCTGGGACACCGTGACAGGAGCCTTGGCGCGCCCATGA
- the sigE gene encoding RNA polymerase sigma factor SigE, translating to MVTPSAISPDADDAVRVGDPAAPWTPPSWEEIVREHSARVYRLAYRLTGNQHEAEDLTQDVFVRVFRSLSGYTPGTFEGWLHRITTNLFLDQVRRKKRIRMDSIGDEAERYAATGELQNPERGFEHANLDRDVQLALDELSPGYRAAVVLCDIEGLSYEEIAVTLGIKLGTVRSRIHRARAQLRTSLAHRAPGVLLPADLSDLAAVRRP from the coding sequence ATGGTCACGCCGAGCGCCATCTCGCCCGATGCTGACGACGCCGTTCGGGTGGGCGACCCCGCCGCGCCCTGGACGCCGCCGTCGTGGGAGGAGATCGTGCGCGAGCACTCGGCACGCGTGTACCGCCTCGCCTACCGGCTCACCGGGAACCAGCACGAGGCGGAGGACCTGACCCAGGACGTCTTCGTGCGCGTGTTCCGGTCGCTCTCCGGCTACACGCCGGGCACGTTCGAGGGCTGGCTGCACCGCATCACGACCAACCTGTTCCTCGACCAGGTTCGGCGCAAGAAGCGGATCCGGATGGACTCCATCGGCGACGAGGCCGAGCGCTACGCGGCGACGGGCGAGCTGCAGAACCCGGAGCGGGGGTTCGAGCACGCGAACCTCGACCGCGACGTCCAGCTCGCGCTCGACGAGCTCTCGCCCGGGTACCGCGCGGCGGTCGTGCTGTGCGACATCGAGGGCCTGTCCTACGAGGAGATCGCCGTCACTCTCGGGATCAAGCTCGGCACGGTCCGCTCGCGCATCCACCGGGCGCGCGCGCAGCTGCGGACCTCGCTCGCGCACCGCGCGCCGGGCGTCCTGCTGCCCGCCGACCTGTCCGACCTGGCCGCCGTCAGGCGCCCGTGA
- a CDS encoding O-methyltransferase, with protein sequence MSTDKTQSWVYSEEFLPEDDVLLRARERANQLGCVPMLPGSGAALNVLAASAQARAVVEIGTGAGIASLYLLRGMPVDGVLTTIDIEVEHQRAAKEAFAEAGIRPTRTRAISGRALDVLPRLTDGAYDLVLVDADKEGYPAYVEQALRLLRPGGVLALDNALWHDRVADPARRDETTTTIREVGRALRDDDRVRAAMLPTGDGLLVAVKR encoded by the coding sequence ATCTCCACCGACAAGACCCAGAGCTGGGTCTACTCCGAGGAGTTCCTGCCCGAGGACGACGTCCTGCTCAGGGCCCGTGAGCGCGCGAACCAGCTCGGCTGCGTACCCATGCTGCCCGGCTCGGGCGCCGCCCTGAACGTCCTGGCGGCGAGCGCGCAGGCGCGCGCCGTCGTCGAGATCGGCACGGGGGCGGGCATCGCCTCGCTGTACCTGCTGCGGGGCATGCCGGTCGACGGCGTCCTGACGACGATCGACATCGAGGTCGAGCACCAGCGCGCCGCGAAGGAGGCGTTCGCCGAGGCCGGCATCCGCCCGACCCGCACGCGCGCCATCTCGGGCCGCGCGCTCGACGTGCTGCCCCGCCTGACCGACGGCGCCTACGACCTCGTCCTCGTCGATGCCGACAAGGAGGGGTACCCCGCGTACGTCGAGCAGGCCCTGCGCCTGCTGCGCCCGGGCGGCGTGCTGGCGCTCGACAACGCGCTGTGGCACGACCGGGTCGCCGACCCGGCGCGACGGGACGAGACGACGACGACGATCCGCGAGGTCGGCCGCGCGCTGCGCGACGACGACCGCGTGCGGGCGGCCATGCTGCCCACCGGCGACGGGCTGCTGGTCGCCGTCAAGCGGTAG